The Litchfieldia alkalitelluris genome has a window encoding:
- a CDS encoding GTPase — protein sequence MVNFKFDDDDFEKAYEEEINKVNEQLKKEIVFAMIGDVNTGKSSTINRLMGEEVASVGAEPGETVIVDKYKYKDKIIYADTPGLDDINNKNSEETIKFFKEADIILFFLNAAGTVFSEGEKKYFDNISKINKRIIFVLNKIDAAEGIPNLVKYVQDKTNYSYKVAPISSKTGENIEMLRNAILDILKEENKDILFARQLKEKSLTANKWILAAATSATAVGAYHQYLGPILFQ from the coding sequence ATGGTCAATTTCAAATTTGATGATGACGATTTCGAAAAAGCATATGAAGAAGAAATAAACAAAGTTAATGAACAACTAAAAAAAGAAATAGTTTTTGCAATGATTGGTGATGTGAATACTGGAAAGTCCTCTACGATTAATCGATTAATGGGTGAGGAAGTTGCTTCAGTTGGAGCAGAACCTGGGGAAACTGTCATTGTAGATAAATACAAATATAAAGATAAAATAATATATGCAGATACTCCAGGATTGGATGATATCAATAATAAGAATTCAGAGGAAACAATAAAATTCTTTAAAGAAGCAGACATAATTTTATTCTTCCTAAATGCTGCTGGCACCGTTTTTTCTGAAGGTGAAAAGAAATACTTTGATAATATCAGTAAAATAAACAAAAGAATAATATTTGTTTTGAACAAAATAGATGCCGCTGAGGGTATTCCTAATCTCGTAAAATATGTACAAGATAAAACAAATTATAGCTATAAAGTAGCACCGATTTCTTCAAAAACTGGTGAAAACATTGAAATGTTAAGAAACGCAATCTTAGATATTCTTAAGGAAGAAAACAAAGATATTCTATTTGCCAGGCAGCTCAAAGAAAAGTCTCTAACTGCAAACAAGTGGATTCTAGCTGCTGCAACCTCAGCCACTGCAGTTGGGGCATATCACCAATACCTGGGTCCGATATTATTCCAATAA
- a CDS encoding GIY-YIG nuclease family protein, which produces MPYHFGVKVLEGKHGLKLTRDKYAIVSNKNSLVRFSRDIYADEEGKTYTIEWCEKQLKDSLKNYDLNMEFFSLLNHSEFCREIEGFLEKNRRFTEVHSLNLYDGKPGYYMMVLDEYSQVYIGTTNDIKRRIRQHWSKSKPFDRLLFPMGNVNSSILSIESFRALDTTRIYVYETNKTFSSEDKYINQLPAKFMCNRMAGGKITGGLPQAIAMMKKRNLT; this is translated from the coding sequence ATGCCATATCACTTTGGAGTAAAGGTACTTGAAGGTAAACACGGTTTGAAGTTAACCCGAGATAAATACGCAATCGTTAGCAATAAAAATTCTTTAGTACGTTTTTCTAGGGATATTTATGCCGATGAGGAAGGCAAAACATATACGATTGAATGGTGCGAAAAACAGCTTAAGGACAGTTTGAAAAATTATGACTTAAACATGGAATTTTTCTCTTTGTTAAATCATAGTGAATTTTGTAGAGAGATAGAAGGGTTTCTTGAGAAAAATAGACGATTCACTGAGGTACATAGCCTTAATTTATATGATGGAAAACCTGGATATTACATGATGGTCCTCGATGAATATTCACAAGTTTATATTGGCACAACAAATGATATTAAAAGACGTATTAGACAACATTGGTCAAAAAGCAAACCCTTTGATCGGCTTCTGTTTCCAATGGGTAACGTGAATTCCTCAATACTTTCAATTGAAAGTTTTCGTGCTCTTGATACTACACGAATTTATGTGTATGAGACTAATAAAACGTTTAGTAGTGAAGACAAATATATAAATCAACTTCCGGCAAAGTTTATGTGTAATAGGATGGCTGGCGGAAAAATTACTGGTGGTTTACCCCAAGCAATAGCAATGATGAAAAAGCGAAATTTGACTTAA
- a CDS encoding DUF4011 domain-containing protein, translating into MGEIKLDKKVEQWKARLLDFTKRNRLLNFKTNKSTLQIDHEIEEVFSLLLNDKAIRVNTIVNIAKDAEKLTIEATSKGEFSEKEVKDIYNRSLIKISQKLEKQLNDIRLKGKSSLDEKGINTLYLACGFLNWTEVDYSKDVLRSPILLIPITLSRVSAREPYYLGKLDDDIILNPVLEQKLKLDFGINLSPLDNLEFESFEEIINYYEAELKVENTWKVTKESYIGLFSFSKLVMYKDFELYLEKVKDNRFVKEYAGIKQEKDICNRDEAINIYDYDQTASSEESFQILDADSSQQEAIIAAKRGVSFVMQGPPGTGKSQTITNIIAESLSQGKNVLFVSEKKAALDVVKKRLADKGLSDYILDLHSHNSNKKTVLADLKNSLDQKTSPYYLYQSYSEFDEIKRSLNEYVKVLHKKIAPLNETPQKIHGKLANLDTVEELLFDLNDVEHYTTNKINDIKKKLKRLEEVKSLLGNEDSHFWKAVRVQETSFELEANISSNFKMFAKRLAELYTDLKQATEMVEFKWELTLGDLDHLTDLAESIRNKPIASDTWFGTNGKEILRNANENVEKHSIYFSTYQNVKKEILSKFNDEVLETDIDCILKVITSDYQNEISPYVDNYSDFINKLFSDESIKTNIEKANILYKEYDSFVDEFFSLMAFKINTLSSEENIRLEKVLNYIKNDPKPTENWFRLDQKETVKKVLMDTKDHFGLLINERNKVCQIFDIGIIEEDIDSLIERYVKKYSTFFRFMNKDYRADKSLVNSYLHQKTKLPYAQTIRELRNVKKYKEFKKQIEEKEEFITSFLGKGYAGENTDWDQIQANFESMCALDIYLDSSNMKEELLPFILDLNTHTIEAFRNLVEKYKVLYDQISGILYYLKYNAFSKLNDINQLTDLVGQKERIRYIGNITSSLLKAKYEFSKLQKNKSDLLSVEVLENLQLNLEKIKSVSKEIENSTKDFTLYYGDLYKEHNTDWTGIKEAIDWTIKAEANFEGWFPKSFVEVINNDDKLARFLSICTDVQYKRNKLEDLLEYYLTIFNANEGKFNGKSIFHENIKVVASSLDVLSNQTSSLQEWLTFQESLMDVNNLGLQDFVKKISSNRDSIDNSFVDIFMKRYYKLWLDDVYRQHPPLRKFRIDQHKKLVEEFKELDETHIDNNSARLHEILTKVKEEYIERNTFRSSEIALLKREIQKQKRHKPIRKLFGTIPELLLSLKPCMMMSPLSVSQFIDPSILSFDVIIFDEASQIRPEDAIGSIIRGKQLIIAGDDKQLPPTSFFNQQIEVDEEFMDEEDEDIYEDFESILDESLQFMPEISLKWHYRSKQESLIAFSNKEIYNNELYTFPNSIHGEHDGISHVFVEDGVYDRGGSKRNLKEAERVAKLVFEHIERSPERSLGVIAFSEAQQEAIREQVDYLRRENPEYEHFFSESHFESFFVKNLENVQGDERDTIIISVGYGKDATGKIYYNFGPLNKEGGERRLNVVVSRAKKEIKVVSSIKDVDLDDVKLNKRGPKLLKAYLAFAQKNGEFAIATDVDIEADFDSPFEQDVYDSLEKKGLTLRKQVGCSGYRIDLAVIDPDKPGKYLLGIECDGATYHSSKTARDRDRLRQGILESLGWRIYRIWSQDWVKRKKEIVNEIVNTIKEDNFIRS; encoded by the coding sequence GTGGGAGAGATCAAGTTAGATAAAAAAGTTGAACAATGGAAGGCGCGGCTTCTTGATTTTACAAAGCGGAATAGATTACTAAACTTTAAGACAAATAAATCGACTTTACAAATTGATCATGAAATTGAGGAAGTATTTAGTCTTTTGTTAAACGATAAAGCAATTAGAGTAAATACGATAGTTAATATAGCTAAGGACGCAGAAAAATTAACAATAGAAGCAACAAGTAAGGGGGAATTTTCTGAAAAAGAAGTAAAAGATATTTATAATAGAAGTTTAATTAAAATAAGTCAAAAGTTAGAAAAACAGCTTAATGATATAAGGCTAAAAGGTAAATCTTCATTAGATGAAAAAGGTATAAATACACTTTATTTAGCATGTGGTTTTCTAAACTGGACAGAAGTGGATTACAGTAAAGATGTTCTACGTTCCCCGATTTTATTAATACCCATTACTCTTTCCAGAGTATCAGCGAGAGAACCTTATTACTTAGGAAAATTAGATGATGATATTATATTAAATCCAGTGCTAGAGCAAAAATTAAAATTAGACTTCGGCATAAATTTATCACCATTAGATAATCTTGAATTTGAATCTTTCGAAGAGATAATAAATTATTATGAGGCTGAGTTAAAAGTAGAGAACACTTGGAAAGTAACAAAAGAAAGTTACATTGGCTTATTTTCTTTTAGTAAATTAGTTATGTATAAGGATTTTGAGCTTTATCTAGAAAAAGTTAAAGATAATAGGTTCGTGAAAGAATATGCAGGTATTAAACAAGAAAAAGACATATGTAATAGGGATGAAGCCATTAATATATATGATTATGATCAAACAGCAAGCTCCGAAGAATCTTTTCAGATATTAGATGCTGACTCTAGTCAACAAGAAGCAATAATTGCAGCCAAAAGAGGTGTGAGTTTTGTAATGCAAGGTCCTCCTGGGACAGGAAAGAGCCAAACAATTACTAATATTATTGCTGAGTCACTTTCTCAAGGGAAGAATGTGCTATTTGTTAGTGAGAAAAAAGCAGCACTAGATGTTGTTAAGAAGAGATTAGCGGATAAAGGTCTTTCTGATTATATATTGGATTTACATAGTCATAATTCAAATAAGAAAACTGTACTGGCAGATTTGAAAAACTCGTTAGATCAGAAAACCTCACCGTACTATTTGTACCAATCTTATTCAGAATTTGACGAAATAAAACGGAGCTTAAACGAATATGTAAAGGTTCTACATAAAAAAATCGCACCACTTAATGAAACACCACAAAAAATACATGGTAAGCTAGCAAATTTGGATACAGTGGAAGAACTTCTTTTTGACTTAAATGATGTTGAACATTATACAACTAATAAAATAAATGACATAAAAAAGAAATTAAAAAGGTTAGAAGAGGTTAAAAGTTTGTTAGGTAATGAGGATTCGCATTTTTGGAAAGCTGTTCGTGTACAAGAAACAAGCTTTGAATTAGAAGCAAATATTTCTTCCAATTTTAAGATGTTTGCTAAAAGACTTGCTGAACTTTACACAGATCTCAAACAAGCAACAGAAATGGTGGAATTTAAATGGGAGCTAACCCTAGGTGATTTGGATCATTTAACTGATTTAGCAGAATCGATAAGAAATAAACCAATTGCTTCTGATACATGGTTCGGTACTAATGGAAAAGAAATTCTTAGAAATGCTAACGAAAATGTTGAAAAACATTCCATTTATTTTTCAACTTACCAAAATGTAAAAAAGGAAATTTTGTCTAAGTTTAATGATGAGGTATTGGAAACAGATATTGACTGTATTTTAAAAGTTATCACTTCAGATTATCAAAATGAGATATCACCTTATGTGGACAATTACTCAGATTTTATAAATAAGTTATTTTCCGATGAGTCAATTAAAACAAACATTGAGAAGGCTAATATTTTATATAAAGAATACGATAGTTTTGTGGATGAATTTTTTTCGTTAATGGCTTTTAAAATTAATACACTTAGTTCAGAAGAGAATATAAGACTCGAAAAGGTCTTAAACTATATAAAAAATGACCCAAAGCCAACCGAAAATTGGTTTAGATTAGACCAAAAAGAGACGGTAAAAAAAGTATTAATGGATACCAAGGATCATTTTGGATTATTAATTAATGAACGAAATAAAGTTTGTCAAATATTCGACATAGGAATAATTGAAGAAGATATCGATAGTCTTATAGAACGATATGTAAAGAAATATTCAACATTCTTTAGATTTATGAATAAAGATTATAGAGCGGATAAAAGCCTAGTAAACTCTTATTTACACCAAAAGACAAAGTTACCGTATGCTCAGACAATAAGAGAACTACGCAACGTAAAAAAGTACAAGGAATTTAAAAAGCAAATTGAAGAGAAAGAAGAGTTCATCACCAGTTTCTTAGGTAAAGGATATGCTGGAGAAAATACAGATTGGGATCAAATACAAGCTAATTTTGAAAGTATGTGTGCATTGGACATTTATTTGGATAGTTCTAATATGAAAGAAGAATTATTACCTTTTATTCTGGATCTTAACACTCATACAATTGAAGCTTTTAGAAATTTGGTTGAAAAATATAAAGTTCTTTACGACCAAATTAGTGGAATCCTGTACTATTTAAAATATAATGCATTTTCAAAGCTTAATGATATAAATCAGTTAACAGATTTAGTCGGACAAAAGGAACGTATTAGATATATAGGTAATATCACAAGTTCATTACTTAAAGCAAAGTACGAATTTAGTAAATTACAAAAGAATAAATCGGATTTACTCTCTGTTGAGGTTCTAGAGAATTTACAATTAAATTTAGAAAAAATAAAAAGTGTTTCAAAGGAAATTGAAAATTCAACGAAGGATTTTACTTTGTATTATGGTGATTTGTACAAAGAACATAACACCGATTGGACTGGAATAAAAGAGGCTATTGATTGGACGATAAAAGCTGAAGCTAATTTTGAAGGTTGGTTTCCAAAATCATTTGTTGAAGTAATCAATAATGATGATAAACTTGCAAGATTTTTATCTATTTGTACAGATGTGCAATATAAGAGAAATAAGCTAGAAGACCTTCTAGAATATTACTTAACAATATTTAACGCAAATGAAGGGAAGTTTAATGGTAAATCAATATTTCATGAAAATATTAAAGTGGTGGCTAGTTCACTAGATGTGTTGTCTAACCAAACTTCTAGTCTTCAGGAGTGGCTAACTTTCCAAGAATCATTGATGGATGTGAATAATCTTGGGTTACAAGACTTTGTAAAAAAGATTTCTAGCAATAGAGATTCAATAGATAATTCATTTGTTGATATTTTTATGAAGAGATATTATAAATTATGGTTAGATGATGTGTATAGACAGCATCCACCTTTAAGAAAATTTAGAATTGACCAGCATAAAAAGCTCGTAGAAGAATTTAAAGAATTAGACGAAACGCATATTGATAATAATAGTGCAAGGCTTCATGAAATTCTTACTAAAGTAAAAGAAGAATATATAGAAAGGAATACATTTAGAAGTTCCGAGATAGCACTATTAAAAAGAGAAATTCAGAAACAAAAGAGACATAAACCAATTCGTAAACTTTTTGGAACAATACCAGAGTTATTATTGTCACTAAAACCATGTATGATGATGAGCCCGTTATCGGTTAGTCAATTCATCGATCCGTCTATACTAAGTTTTGATGTAATAATCTTTGATGAAGCATCTCAAATTAGGCCAGAGGATGCTATTGGTTCAATAATAAGAGGAAAACAACTTATTATTGCAGGAGATGATAAACAGTTACCACCAACTTCTTTTTTTAATCAGCAAATTGAAGTAGATGAAGAATTCATGGATGAGGAAGATGAAGATATCTACGAAGACTTTGAAAGTATATTAGATGAATCTTTACAGTTCATGCCAGAAATATCTTTAAAATGGCATTATCGTAGTAAACAGGAATCTCTGATAGCTTTTTCAAACAAGGAAATATACAACAATGAACTTTACACATTCCCAAATTCTATTCATGGTGAACATGATGGTATATCCCATGTTTTTGTAGAGGATGGAGTTTATGACCGAGGTGGGTCGAAGAGAAATCTAAAAGAAGCTGAAAGAGTTGCTAAATTAGTGTTTGAACATATAGAAAGAAGTCCAGAACGGTCTCTAGGAGTAATTGCATTTAGTGAGGCGCAGCAGGAGGCAATCCGTGAGCAGGTCGACTATCTAAGGAGAGAAAATCCTGAATACGAACACTTCTTCAGTGAGAGTCATTTTGAGTCATTCTTCGTAAAAAATTTAGAAAACGTTCAAGGTGATGAGAGGGATACGATTATAATAAGTGTGGGATATGGAAAAGATGCAACAGGAAAAATCTATTACAATTTTGGACCACTTAATAAAGAGGGTGGCGAAAGAAGATTGAATGTTGTGGTATCACGTGCAAAAAAAGAAATTAAAGTGGTTTCAAGTATAAAAGATGTTGACTTAGATGATGTAAAGCTAAATAAACGAGGACCAAAGCTTTTAAAAGCGTACTTAGCATTTGCCCAAAAAAATGGTGAATTTGCTATTGCAACAGATGTTGACATAGAGGCTGATTTTGATAGTCCATTTGAACAAGACGTATATGATTCTCTAGAAAAGAAGGGGTTAACACTTAGGAAACAGGTAGGTTGTTCTGGATATCGAATTGATTTGGCAGTTATTGACCCAGATAAACCTGGGAAGTATTTACTAGGCATTGAATGTGACGGCGCAACTTATCACTCATCAAAAACGGCTCGTGACAGGGATAGATTAAGACAAGGCATTCTTGAATCATTAGGATGGAGAATATATCGAATATGGTCACAAGATTGGGTAAAAAGGAAAAAAGAAATCGTGAATGAGATAGTTAATACGATAAAAGAGGACAATTTTATCCGTAGTTAA
- a CDS encoding GIY-YIG nuclease family protein, producing MGNKSGYIYVLLNYSMKGLIKIGRTSKNPEERVEELSQATGVPTPFILVYMEYFNDCYMAEDQVHLALEDYRLSASREFFEMSPNKAIKLIQTLKQSEGEYNPENNNYMKSDIKNISEIGEDLYNEAEDYYYGFGDRIKDFEEAITLFDKAAKLGYYKAYRRLGKMFEYGKGVKSNEKKALQFYKEAIKHGEIKSNADLAFLFTKTPSDLFSLDNARKCWDRYFEYISEHGIENEDKVILYEYLNESTQLGNEINYSKILMIYKDEILDVIEQYIISVRENYPHMVNKLEKLKVVVQNNFVVDEDIINDFQGRVIDVFGYQGNAVLFVEIISGMITVGTNVQISKGYSTKTAIVEYIDKDGIFIHQAGAKDKNVSLVLMGEPRENYQSYLDAYVELYAEYV from the coding sequence GTGGGAAATAAGAGTGGTTATATTTACGTTTTATTAAATTATTCAATGAAAGGTCTAATAAAAATAGGTAGAACTTCTAAAAATCCTGAAGAAAGGGTTGAAGAATTATCTCAAGCAACGGGAGTGCCAACTCCTTTTATTTTAGTCTATATGGAATATTTTAATGATTGTTATATGGCTGAGGATCAGGTCCACCTAGCGTTGGAAGATTACAGGCTATCGGCAAGTCGAGAGTTTTTTGAAATGTCTCCAAATAAAGCTATAAAGTTAATACAAACTCTCAAACAATCAGAAGGAGAGTATAACCCCGAAAACAATAATTATATGAAATCTGACATTAAAAATATAAGTGAAATAGGCGAGGATTTATATAACGAAGCAGAGGATTATTATTATGGATTTGGTGATAGAATCAAAGACTTTGAAGAGGCTATTACGTTGTTTGATAAAGCAGCTAAGTTAGGTTACTACAAAGCTTATCGCCGTCTAGGGAAAATGTTTGAGTATGGTAAAGGAGTAAAATCTAATGAAAAGAAAGCATTGCAATTTTATAAAGAAGCTATTAAGCATGGAGAAATCAAAAGTAATGCTGATTTAGCATTTTTGTTTACAAAAACACCATCTGATTTATTTAGCTTAGACAATGCTAGGAAATGTTGGGATAGATACTTTGAATATATTAGTGAACATGGAATTGAAAATGAGGATAAGGTTATATTATACGAATATTTAAATGAATCCACTCAACTTGGGAATGAAATAAATTATTCTAAAATTTTAATGATTTACAAAGATGAAATTCTAGATGTGATTGAACAGTACATTATTAGTGTAAGAGAAAATTACCCACATATGGTAAATAAGCTGGAGAAATTAAAAGTAGTAGTTCAGAATAACTTTGTAGTAGATGAAGATATTATTAATGATTTTCAAGGGAGAGTAATAGATGTTTTTGGTTACCAAGGCAACGCTGTGTTATTTGTGGAAATAATTAGCGGAATGATTACAGTAGGTACAAATGTTCAAATAAGTAAAGGGTATAGTACCAAAACAGCGATAGTCGAATATATAGATAAAGATGGAATTTTTATTCATCAAGCAGGAGCTAAAGATAAAAATGTAAGTTTAGTTCTAATGGGAGAACCAAGAGAAAACTACCAGTCATATTTGGATGCATATGTAGAGCTTTATGCCGAATATGTTTAA
- a CDS encoding GIY-YIG nuclease family protein yields the protein MNELSNRFLIQLMENKVEPLKDNPMEVPDKPGIYSFCLKNLESIPQQMQFLKYKYLGELPVIYVGKAEKSLRTRYLNKHLEGTARNSTFRKSLGALFGLEKEVLDQGKYKYINNHENWLTNWMKENLIFHFHEQENPKYIEENLIMLLHPPLNLQKNIQHKEFRAMMRSLRRL from the coding sequence ATGAATGAATTATCGAATAGGTTCCTTATTCAATTAATGGAAAATAAGGTTGAACCACTTAAAGATAATCCAATGGAAGTACCCGATAAACCAGGAATTTATTCTTTTTGCTTGAAGAACCTAGAGTCGATACCACAACAAATGCAGTTCTTAAAATATAAATATTTGGGGGAATTACCAGTAATTTATGTAGGCAAAGCAGAAAAAAGTCTAAGGACTAGATATCTTAATAAGCACTTAGAAGGAACTGCAAGAAATTCTACATTTCGAAAAAGTTTAGGAGCTTTATTCGGCTTGGAAAAAGAAGTTCTCGACCAAGGTAAATATAAATATATTAATAATCATGAAAACTGGTTAACTAATTGGATGAAAGAAAATTTGATCTTTCATTTTCATGAACAAGAAAATCCAAAATATATAGAAGAAAATCTCATCATGTTATTACATCCACCATTAAACCTTCAAAAAAATATTCAACATAAAGAATTTAGGGCTATGATGCGTTCTTTAAGAAGACTTTAA
- a CDS encoding MORN repeat-containing protein, translating into MKLQKLGGLLLNSSNNFNKSGNLLGGNMKIYRKGNVEYNLKTKKKVYEGEFLNGKRHGKGKEFLDGFIYIGEFIEGKKHGEGTEVCKNTKTWIYKGQYSEDKRHGQGKERSNGFLYQGYFKEGNRTGYGKVYEIKSKKLVFKGYYFEGVRQGKGEHFINKSYFEGTFMSGQLTTGNEYVLDGNNEDYLLIYTGDFLEFQKHGKGIEYDINTGHVIYIGIYEFNKRKKGKEVKPYSNRCYTCKKQVDTYNNNPCFKCYWLKCASCGSCGCSYNKSNRFDENQFGFDQ; encoded by the coding sequence ATGAAATTGCAAAAATTAGGAGGATTACTTTTAAACTCGTCGAATAATTTTAACAAAAGTGGAAATCTACTAGGGGGAAATATGAAGATATACCGAAAAGGGAATGTGGAATATAATCTAAAAACCAAGAAGAAGGTTTATGAAGGGGAATTCCTGAATGGAAAAAGGCATGGGAAGGGAAAGGAATTTCTTGATGGTTTTATTTATATAGGGGAATTTATTGAAGGGAAAAAGCATGGTGAAGGAACGGAGGTCTGTAAAAATACTAAGACATGGATATATAAAGGTCAATATAGTGAAGACAAAAGACATGGTCAAGGAAAAGAGAGAAGTAATGGGTTCCTTTATCAAGGTTATTTTAAAGAAGGAAATAGAACCGGCTACGGAAAAGTTTATGAAATCAAATCTAAAAAACTTGTGTTTAAAGGTTATTATTTTGAAGGAGTGAGACAAGGTAAAGGGGAACATTTTATAAATAAAAGCTATTTTGAAGGCACATTTATGTCAGGTCAATTAACTACGGGTAATGAGTATGTTCTTGATGGGAATAATGAAGATTATCTCCTAATATACACTGGAGATTTTCTGGAATTCCAGAAACATGGTAAAGGAATAGAATACGATATAAATACAGGACATGTTATTTATATTGGAATATATGAGTTTAATAAGAGGAAAAAGGGTAAAGAAGTCAAACCTTACTCTAATAGATGTTATACATGTAAAAAACAAGTCGATACATATAATAATAATCCTTGTTTTAAATGCTATTGGCTAAAATGTGCTTCATGTGGTTCATGCGGGTGTAGTTATAATAAGTCTAATAGATTTGATGAGAATCAATTTGGATTTGATCAATAG